From one Burkholderia pyrrocinia genomic stretch:
- a CDS encoding sugar ABC transporter, with translation MHVLRWSATAACRWTDVCRLSTPSARSYLCCAGAACAGIALRPERHELNHPPRASAASVLAVRGSVAAILCSAALAFVSLHVMAADTPAVPSSSGALRANVAFFDGAQPPEALLQAFDAVVLDPARGFDPATHPLAHTVWIAHVPHDASGSALGPAAFVSQRIEPLWARGYRGFLLDTPEAIASSEAIHAAYPDARLIVGGHDALRAAQSHANVLYAVLGPPLVRGFMDGDDMGTVRDVAAADRAARVDAARIFMRETHVPVLSIEICERTDRACARATAAQVVATGVTPYVTDAGRDVVGIGAIEVLPRKVLIVQNRDADTPVDETRGVRDLAMPLNYLSYDVEYADLDAPLPADITPDRYAGVVAWIEGAEPADPARWRRWIDARIADHVPVAFMGQFGFDAAQEEGAALDLQPVPGPFTAPLSVVTRDPMMHFEIDPRPDARDLVGMRVGSRSRVLLRLAAAGTNIDAAAITPWGGYTLSPYTVVSLNGIGQTRWAIQPISFVTDALRLVRMPSPSVTTENGRRLFMTHVDGDGYASRAEFPGADYSGDALYRRIFTRYKVPMTLSVIEGEVGPTGLYPKLSPRLEALARQMFALPWVQIGSHTYSHPFQMADLDATTGARVDHRNNVERGNGGDTAFSLDIPGYTFDLDREIAGSIAYIDSRLAPPGKRTEVLQWPGDCEPPAIAVRKAYAAGVQNINGGDTIIRKSVNSWTHIAPLGIDKGPGAYQVYAPDQDENVYTNDWQGPFYGFTQVLETYDMTEHPYRFKPIDVYYHMYSGTKIASLRALDQIYSTVLTQPVLPVYITDYTHKVLDWRDFAVAREMAGGAWVVRGNGDVRELHWPRNDVPDLRASQGVTGYAPGPDGLYIHIADGAARVVFERDTESGLRGGVQSHGPGGTPYIAQANGFVRNFHRTAGGMSFEFGGYYQPFVELADAQRCRVRIAGRPIDARRDGTALRFETAADVRQPMRYQPVEIACDR, from the coding sequence ATGCACGTGCTCCGATGGAGCGCGACGGCCGCGTGCAGATGGACGGACGTCTGTCGACTTTCGACACCATCCGCTAGGTCTTACCTGTGCTGTGCCGGGGCGGCGTGTGCCGGCATTGCTTTACGTCCGGAACGACACGAATTGAATCACCCACCCAGAGCAAGCGCGGCCTCCGTGCTTGCCGTCCGCGGCAGCGTGGCCGCGATCTTGTGCAGCGCGGCGCTTGCGTTCGTTTCGCTGCACGTCATGGCGGCCGATACCCCGGCAGTTCCATCCTCGTCGGGCGCACTACGTGCGAACGTCGCGTTTTTCGACGGCGCGCAGCCGCCCGAGGCGTTGCTGCAAGCGTTCGACGCGGTGGTGCTCGATCCGGCCCGAGGCTTCGATCCGGCAACGCACCCGCTCGCGCACACCGTTTGGATCGCGCACGTACCGCATGACGCGTCGGGCTCGGCCCTTGGGCCGGCTGCGTTTGTCTCGCAGCGCATCGAGCCGCTGTGGGCGCGCGGTTATCGCGGCTTCCTGCTCGACACGCCGGAGGCGATCGCATCGAGTGAGGCAATTCATGCAGCCTATCCTGACGCGCGGCTGATCGTCGGCGGCCACGATGCGCTGCGTGCGGCGCAATCGCATGCGAATGTGCTTTACGCGGTACTCGGTCCGCCGCTGGTACGCGGTTTCATGGACGGCGACGATATGGGTACGGTACGCGACGTCGCCGCTGCAGACCGTGCCGCACGCGTCGACGCGGCGCGGATTTTCATGCGTGAGACGCACGTGCCGGTGTTGTCGATCGAGATCTGCGAGCGCACCGACCGTGCATGTGCACGCGCGACGGCCGCGCAGGTCGTCGCGACCGGCGTGACGCCGTACGTGACGGACGCCGGCCGTGACGTCGTCGGCATCGGTGCGATCGAAGTGCTGCCTCGCAAGGTGCTGATCGTGCAGAACCGCGACGCCGATACGCCGGTGGACGAAACGCGCGGCGTGCGCGACCTCGCGATGCCGCTCAATTATCTCAGCTACGACGTCGAATACGCGGATCTCGACGCGCCGCTGCCGGCCGATATCACACCGGACCGTTACGCGGGCGTCGTCGCCTGGATCGAAGGCGCGGAGCCCGCCGACCCGGCGAGATGGCGGCGCTGGATCGATGCGCGCATCGCGGATCACGTGCCGGTCGCCTTCATGGGACAGTTCGGTTTCGACGCCGCGCAGGAAGAGGGCGCGGCGCTCGATCTGCAGCCGGTGCCTGGCCCGTTCACGGCGCCGCTCAGCGTCGTGACGCGCGATCCGATGATGCACTTCGAGATCGATCCGAGGCCGGATGCGCGCGATCTCGTCGGGATGCGGGTCGGCTCGCGCAGCCGCGTGCTGTTGCGGCTCGCGGCGGCCGGCACGAACATCGACGCGGCCGCGATCACGCCGTGGGGCGGCTATACGCTGAGTCCGTACACGGTCGTTTCGCTGAACGGCATCGGGCAGACGCGTTGGGCGATCCAGCCGATCTCGTTCGTGACCGACGCGCTGCGTCTCGTGCGGATGCCGTCGCCGAGCGTCACGACGGAGAACGGCCGCCGCCTGTTCATGACGCACGTCGACGGCGACGGCTATGCGTCGCGCGCGGAATTCCCCGGTGCCGATTATTCGGGAGACGCACTCTATCGACGTATCTTCACGCGCTACAAAGTGCCGATGACTTTGTCGGTCATCGAAGGCGAAGTGGGGCCGACAGGCCTGTATCCGAAACTGTCGCCGCGCCTCGAGGCGCTCGCGCGGCAGATGTTCGCGCTGCCGTGGGTGCAGATCGGTTCGCACACCTACTCGCATCCGTTCCAGATGGCCGACCTCGATGCGACGACGGGCGCGCGCGTCGACCACCGGAACAACGTCGAGCGCGGCAACGGCGGCGATACGGCGTTCTCGCTGGATATCCCGGGCTACACGTTCGATCTCGACCGCGAGATCGCCGGCTCGATCGCCTACATCGATTCGCGTCTCGCGCCGCCGGGGAAGCGTACCGAAGTGTTGCAATGGCCGGGCGACTGCGAGCCGCCCGCGATCGCCGTGCGCAAGGCCTATGCGGCCGGCGTGCAGAACATCAACGGCGGCGACACGATCATCCGCAAGTCGGTGAACAGCTGGACCCATATCGCGCCGCTCGGCATCGACAAAGGGCCGGGGGCGTACCAGGTATACGCGCCGGACCAGGACGAGAACGTTTACACGAACGACTGGCAGGGCCCGTTTTATGGTTTCACGCAGGTACTCGAAACCTACGACATGACGGAGCATCCGTATCGCTTCAAACCGATCGACGTGTACTACCACATGTACAGCGGCACGAAGATCGCGTCGCTGCGCGCGCTGGATCAGATCTACTCGACCGTGCTGACGCAGCCGGTGCTGCCCGTCTACATCACCGATTACACGCACAAGGTGCTGGACTGGCGCGATTTCGCGGTCGCGCGTGAAATGGCCGGCGGCGCATGGGTCGTGCGCGGCAACGGCGACGTGCGCGAGTTGCACTGGCCGCGCAACGACGTGCCGGACCTGCGTGCATCGCAGGGCGTGACAGGTTATGCGCCCGGCCCGGACGGCCTCTATATCCATATTGCCGACGGCGCCGCACGTGTCGTGTTCGAGCGCGACACGGAGAGCGGACTGCGCGGCGGAGTGCAATCGCATGGCCCGGGCGGGACACCGTACATCGCGCAAGCGAACGGATTCGTCCGGAACTTCCACCGTACCGCCGGCGGGATGTCGTTCGAGTTCGGCGGCTACTACCAGCCGTTCGTCGAGCTTGCTGACGCGCAGCGCTGCCGTGTGCGCATCGCGGGCCGACCGATCGATGCACGGCGCGACGGAACGGCTCTCCGTTTCGAAACGGCGGCCGACGTCCGTCAGCCGATGCGCTACCAGCCGGTCGAGATTGCGTGTGACCGGTAA
- a CDS encoding PelD GGDEF domain-containing protein has translation MSSANATDNPHGGSGRASASPRSRQTNPFGHLSRIRRLVAPAAARPISVVETIVFMLIVLALAWHFDRSDPLLLHADFPWLWFGPLIVALRYGTLLGLLANALMIGAWQCVAHLHPAAAGEVWPLQRFAGGLLQTIVVGHFGDTWGARATRANALNDYLNDRLVAITKSHYLMRLSHERLEKDLLSKPTTLRDSITELRRLSLAHGFDAPPQGVASTVRLPGAHALLEFVAQACQIEVAALYPVEGATQSPRIVCDPVARLGDAFDFDPRDGLVARTLETKCIAHPKSGGDVAPNTALLVAAPVVCADGRLIALLAIKRMPFLSLNFDNLQLLLVLLGFYADGVEHAACVRDVVAAVPACPYEFALDIARLTRLQRESGIASSLVALVFQHDEADDSLFEHVMRGRRSLDLIWPLKTPTQSVLVNLMPATDTAGIDGYLARIEASFAAQFGLDLEGARIGVHTLHLGSLEPGAALQRLLKGCGVHV, from the coding sequence ATGAGCTCCGCGAACGCTACCGATAACCCTCACGGCGGGAGCGGCCGTGCATCGGCGTCGCCTCGATCGCGCCAGACGAATCCGTTCGGGCACCTGAGTAGGATACGCCGTCTCGTCGCGCCGGCCGCTGCGCGGCCGATTTCGGTCGTGGAAACGATCGTGTTCATGCTGATCGTGCTCGCGCTTGCGTGGCACTTCGACCGGAGCGATCCGCTGCTGCTGCATGCGGATTTTCCGTGGCTGTGGTTCGGCCCGCTCATCGTCGCGCTGCGTTACGGGACGCTGCTCGGGTTGCTCGCGAACGCGTTGATGATCGGCGCATGGCAATGCGTCGCCCACCTGCATCCTGCCGCGGCCGGCGAAGTGTGGCCGCTGCAGCGCTTCGCCGGCGGCTTGCTGCAGACGATCGTCGTCGGCCATTTCGGCGACACGTGGGGCGCTCGCGCAACTCGGGCGAACGCGCTCAACGACTATCTGAACGACCGGCTCGTCGCGATCACGAAGAGCCACTACCTGATGCGTCTGTCGCACGAGCGGCTGGAAAAGGATTTGCTGTCGAAGCCGACCACGCTGCGGGATTCGATCACCGAACTGCGCCGTCTGTCGCTCGCGCACGGATTCGATGCGCCTCCGCAGGGTGTGGCGAGCACGGTGCGGCTACCCGGTGCGCACGCGCTGCTCGAATTCGTCGCGCAGGCATGTCAGATCGAGGTGGCGGCGCTGTATCCGGTCGAAGGCGCGACGCAGTCGCCCAGAATCGTGTGCGACCCGGTTGCGCGGCTCGGCGATGCATTCGATTTCGATCCGCGCGACGGCCTCGTGGCCCGCACGCTCGAGACGAAATGCATCGCCCATCCGAAGAGCGGCGGCGACGTGGCACCGAATACGGCGCTGCTGGTCGCCGCGCCGGTCGTGTGCGCCGACGGTCGCCTGATCGCGTTGCTCGCGATCAAGCGCATGCCGTTTCTGTCGCTGAACTTCGATAATCTGCAACTGCTGCTGGTGCTGCTCGGCTTTTACGCGGACGGCGTCGAGCATGCGGCGTGCGTGCGCGACGTGGTGGCGGCAGTACCGGCATGCCCGTACGAATTCGCGCTCGACATCGCGCGTCTGACGCGCCTGCAGCGCGAGTCGGGGATCGCGTCGTCGCTGGTCGCGCTCGTGTTCCAGCACGACGAGGCGGACGATTCGCTGTTCGAGCACGTGATGCGCGGGCGCCGTTCGCTCGATCTCATATGGCCGCTGAAGACGCCGACGCAATCGGTGCTCGTGAACCTGATGCCGGCGACCGATACGGCCGGCATCGACGGTTATCTCGCGCGCATCGAGGCGAGCTTCGCGGCGCAGTTCGGTCTCGATCTCGAAGGCGCGCGGATCGGCGTGCATACGCTGCATCTGGGCAGCCTCGAACCGGGGGCGGCATTGCAGCGCCTGCTGAAGGGATGCGGCGTTCATGTCTAG
- a CDS encoding tetratricopeptide repeat protein, protein MHGATERLSVSKRRPTSVSRCATSRSRLRVTGNRPRIAPPWLVLVLAGVVLLAGYAVAPHDGLRERMAAVGGPSDLSAAYLEAWLKVRPRDEALLAMLGEQYVSLGRLADAGRVVQRMDEAASPPLRQAAMKLQLAIAQQRTNEMQADDPRRSVALAALRRQISDAAALDWSDRDLEWFAQSAASVGAPALALRFYVRLARRDTAHRDKWDGYVSRYALQIGDYQEAADSWFRRQRNATTLGAQRRCFIAGIRVLQAGNLTADAIAVAQRQNDAFIDDQPTLVALLDLARAAQRPDLIERYAEALARRAGIGGIAYRSRRAERVLAMPAVHRSGSTQQAYAYLDGPMVWGSARRGRVARQLRAGHDGHGPFIDAAQAQVTAQTQPRAHIVKVALQRRDAMMRFVDATQVSNHAGAVQLPSPPAADGADIADLLYQSFLESADPANAEKVALAQLAKDPHSALWRKRLAQVAEWNGASQLALKSWLDYARQTGDPVGWRNVRRIAPMLDDDDAYLAALLYAARATPDDLKLVDSVTATYERLGRPDDAIAFLDGLPHGREANALDERAGALAERAGHDDEALAIYRRLQRREPRNPRYALHTANVLYRDGDYAGALDAMTNASRYAQDGEVAFWRNYGELARLLQRDDAAHDAYRHLLASDAATPDDLADMSYFYDAYPIDAGRISVLHYRRDHTVRALQQAVYYYTAAGAMERIDALLASLTPQEREAAEASPGFLGVRAEYERQAGRPLDALHDLQRAVDLPGASVDLNAALLWTLIDYGTDAELHAALMRWRDKASADAPLWGPYAAAELRLNRPVDALEYLRRQAVMMSHDPLWLLTYADAQEMAGRPDLAWSIRRKVWLQIGAFGRKQAWQTPRERDARSSPPRRTTQERQASQPIQRGVPARTSQDIETHLELRSRGVDLAAQYSTADHAVALLDELLKDGSATADFISERRTLLGDARGLSPLESSARGSTKSTQDMLEKDRRAYVAVAQEVAISWALSHEANPLAKRWLALQAANLFARPASAQLTVALADGDIGTMERLLDQGVHLPRYDRIDAAEAVDRPAQAQTLAFDGLDGAPDDSEMHRRFVETALAWPQSLDASMTTYAERPLDYSEQTIAASRKIAGHYLIGMTATLDLQRSTDASQLVNVPSADRSLVVHARRQTRDDAFTVSAGRREGLDTFYTIGLGAEFGRNGPLRFGIRAGRDQVADELPALRIGGMKDNLIADGNWQANECVTVSGSVEMDRFYSQARTYLGSGVLSTAQVSYRIRTAYPDYTIRVVGTHGAYGAGGRADTLISSLLPAASRSASAGNFMPATYTQYGLFAGFGTDLRERYTHRWRPFLEVGVVHDSIQGGGAAIDAGMAGSVFGGDHAALFIQHQRVSRLGTPVTVVGAQYRWFY, encoded by the coding sequence ATGCACGGCGCGACGGAACGGCTCTCCGTTTCGAAACGGCGGCCGACGTCCGTCAGCCGATGCGCTACCAGCCGGTCGAGATTGCGTGTGACCGGTAATCGCCCGCGTATCGCGCCGCCATGGCTCGTGCTGGTGCTGGCAGGCGTCGTGCTGCTGGCTGGCTATGCGGTTGCACCTCATGACGGGCTGCGTGAGCGGATGGCCGCGGTGGGCGGCCCGAGCGATCTGAGCGCGGCGTATCTCGAAGCATGGCTGAAAGTGCGGCCGCGCGACGAAGCGCTACTGGCGATGCTCGGTGAGCAATATGTGTCGCTGGGCCGGCTCGCGGATGCGGGGCGGGTCGTTCAACGGATGGACGAGGCGGCTTCCCCGCCCCTGCGGCAGGCCGCGATGAAGCTGCAGCTCGCGATCGCGCAGCAACGCACGAACGAGATGCAGGCCGACGATCCGCGCCGTTCCGTTGCGCTTGCCGCACTGCGCCGGCAGATTTCCGACGCTGCCGCGCTCGACTGGTCCGATCGCGATCTCGAATGGTTCGCGCAATCCGCGGCATCGGTCGGTGCCCCCGCGCTCGCGCTGCGGTTCTATGTGCGCCTCGCACGGCGCGACACCGCACATCGCGACAAGTGGGACGGATACGTGTCGCGCTACGCGTTGCAGATCGGCGACTACCAGGAGGCGGCCGACAGCTGGTTCCGGCGTCAGCGGAACGCGACGACGCTCGGCGCGCAGCGACGCTGCTTCATCGCCGGCATTCGTGTGCTGCAGGCCGGCAATCTGACCGCCGATGCAATCGCGGTTGCGCAGCGCCAGAACGACGCGTTCATCGACGATCAGCCGACGCTCGTCGCGTTGCTCGATCTCGCACGGGCGGCGCAGCGGCCGGACCTGATCGAGCGGTATGCGGAGGCGTTGGCGCGGCGCGCGGGGATCGGCGGGATTGCCTATCGGAGCAGGCGCGCGGAGCGCGTGCTCGCCATGCCGGCGGTTCACCGGTCGGGTTCGACGCAGCAGGCGTACGCGTATCTGGACGGTCCGATGGTCTGGGGTAGCGCACGTCGCGGTCGCGTCGCGCGGCAGCTCCGGGCAGGCCATGACGGCCATGGCCCGTTCATCGATGCGGCGCAAGCGCAAGTCACCGCACAGACGCAACCGCGGGCGCACATCGTGAAGGTCGCGCTGCAACGGCGCGACGCAATGATGCGCTTCGTCGACGCGACGCAGGTATCGAATCATGCGGGAGCTGTGCAACTTCCGTCGCCGCCGGCTGCCGATGGGGCGGACATTGCCGATCTTCTCTATCAGTCGTTCCTGGAGTCCGCCGATCCCGCCAATGCGGAGAAGGTCGCGCTCGCGCAGCTCGCCAAGGACCCGCATTCGGCGCTGTGGCGCAAGCGCCTTGCACAGGTGGCCGAATGGAACGGGGCGTCGCAGCTCGCGCTGAAGTCGTGGCTCGACTATGCGCGACAAACGGGCGACCCCGTCGGCTGGCGGAACGTTCGGCGCATCGCCCCGATGCTGGACGACGACGACGCCTACCTGGCCGCTTTGCTGTACGCGGCACGGGCGACGCCCGACGATCTCAAGCTCGTCGATTCCGTCACCGCAACGTATGAGCGTCTCGGGCGGCCGGACGACGCGATCGCGTTCCTCGACGGTCTGCCGCACGGCCGTGAAGCGAACGCGCTCGACGAACGCGCCGGTGCGCTCGCGGAACGTGCCGGCCACGATGACGAGGCACTCGCGATCTACCGTCGGTTGCAACGGCGCGAGCCGCGCAATCCGCGCTACGCGCTGCACACCGCCAATGTGCTGTATCGCGACGGTGACTACGCGGGCGCACTCGATGCAATGACGAATGCGAGCCGTTACGCGCAGGACGGCGAAGTGGCGTTCTGGCGCAACTACGGCGAACTCGCGCGCCTGCTGCAACGTGACGACGCGGCGCACGACGCGTATCGTCATCTGCTGGCGAGCGATGCGGCAACGCCCGACGATCTGGCCGACATGTCGTACTTCTACGATGCGTACCCGATCGACGCCGGCCGCATCTCGGTGCTGCACTACCGGCGCGACCATACCGTGCGCGCGCTGCAGCAGGCGGTGTACTACTACACCGCAGCCGGCGCGATGGAACGCATCGACGCGCTGCTCGCGAGCCTCACGCCGCAGGAGCGCGAGGCAGCCGAGGCGTCGCCGGGTTTTCTCGGCGTACGCGCCGAGTACGAGCGGCAAGCGGGCCGTCCGCTCGATGCGTTGCACGATCTGCAGCGTGCGGTCGATCTGCCGGGCGCATCGGTGGATCTGAATGCGGCGCTATTGTGGACGCTGATCGATTACGGCACGGATGCCGAGTTGCATGCGGCGCTCATGCGCTGGCGCGACAAGGCTTCGGCTGACGCGCCGCTGTGGGGACCGTACGCCGCGGCCGAACTCCGTCTGAACCGGCCCGTCGATGCGCTCGAATATCTGCGCCGTCAGGCCGTGATGATGTCGCACGATCCGCTGTGGCTGCTCACGTACGCCGATGCGCAGGAAATGGCAGGACGTCCGGATCTCGCGTGGTCGATTCGTCGCAAGGTGTGGCTGCAGATCGGCGCATTCGGCCGGAAGCAGGCCTGGCAGACGCCGCGGGAACGGGATGCACGGTCCTCGCCGCCGCGACGGACGACGCAGGAGCGGCAAGCCTCGCAACCCATCCAACGCGGTGTTCCGGCACGTACGTCGCAGGACATCGAGACGCACCTGGAGCTGCGCAGCCGCGGCGTCGATCTGGCTGCGCAATATTCGACTGCCGACCACGCGGTCGCGCTGCTCGACGAACTGCTGAAGGACGGCTCGGCGACTGCCGATTTCATCAGCGAACGCCGTACCTTGCTCGGCGATGCACGCGGTCTTTCGCCGCTCGAATCGTCGGCGCGGGGCAGCACGAAATCGACACAGGACATGCTGGAAAAAGACCGCCGTGCGTACGTCGCGGTCGCGCAGGAGGTAGCGATTAGCTGGGCGCTGTCGCACGAGGCGAATCCGCTTGCGAAGCGGTGGCTCGCGTTGCAGGCGGCGAACCTGTTCGCGCGGCCGGCGTCCGCGCAATTGACCGTCGCGCTAGCCGACGGCGACATCGGGACGATGGAACGTCTGCTCGATCAGGGCGTGCACCTGCCGCGCTACGACCGTATCGATGCGGCCGAAGCCGTCGACCGGCCGGCGCAAGCACAAACGCTCGCGTTCGATGGCCTCGATGGCGCGCCCGACGACAGCGAAATGCATCGGCGTTTCGTCGAAACCGCGCTCGCGTGGCCGCAGTCGCTCGACGCGAGCATGACGACCTACGCCGAACGTCCGCTCGATTACAGCGAGCAGACGATCGCGGCAAGCCGCAAGATCGCCGGGCATTACCTGATCGGCATGACCGCCACGCTGGACCTCCAGCGATCGACGGACGCGTCGCAACTGGTCAACGTGCCGTCGGCGGACCGCTCGCTGGTGGTCCATGCCCGTCGGCAGACGCGTGACGATGCGTTCACGGTGAGTGCGGGCCGCCGAGAAGGACTCGACACCTTCTATACGATCGGACTCGGCGCGGAATTCGGACGCAACGGACCGCTGCGGTTCGGCATACGTGCGGGTCGCGATCAGGTCGCCGACGAGCTGCCGGCGTTGCGCATCGGCGGGATGAAGGACAACCTGATCGCCGATGGAAACTGGCAGGCGAACGAATGCGTGACGGTGTCCGGCAGTGTCGAGATGGACCGCTTCTACAGCCAGGCGCGCACCTATCTCGGTAGCGGCGTGCTGTCGACCGCGCAGGTGAGCTACCGAATTCGTACGGCGTACCCGGACTATACGATCCGCGTCGTCGGCACGCACGGTGCTTACGGTGCGGGGGGGCGGGCGGACACGCTGATTTCGTCGCTTCTGCCTGCCGCGAGCCGGTCGGCCTCCGCAGGAAACTTCATGCCGGCCACGTACACGCAATACGGATTGTTCGCGGGGTTCGGGACCGATCTGCGCGAACGGTACACGCATCGGTGGCGGCCATTTCTCGAGGTCGGCGTCGTGCACGATTCGATTCAGGGCGGCGGAGCGGCCATCGATGCCGGCATGGCGGGTTCGGTGTTCGGCGGGGACCACGCGGCATTGTTCATCCAGCACCAGCGTGTATCACGCCTCGGTACGCCTGTGACGGTGGTCGGCGCGCAATACCGCTGGTTTTATTGA
- a CDS encoding penicillin-binding protein activator LpoB → MSAAVLAGCGSMRQTAAPTLAASDAVAIAPIANFTETPAAGGSAAALAATVLRANGLADVRLAPADGDGNAMFDTAQRDTGERRLAWAREHHVKYVLAGAVEEWRYKVGVDGEPVAGLTFELVDVESGRVVWSAAGTRSGWSRSSLSSVANALVGRLLAPLRPRS, encoded by the coding sequence ATGTCGGCGGCGGTGCTCGCGGGCTGCGGCTCGATGCGCCAGACTGCGGCGCCGACGCTCGCGGCCAGCGATGCGGTGGCGATCGCGCCGATTGCGAACTTCACCGAAACGCCCGCGGCGGGCGGGAGCGCCGCGGCGCTCGCGGCGACCGTGTTGCGCGCGAACGGGCTGGCCGACGTGCGTCTCGCGCCGGCCGACGGAGACGGCAACGCGATGTTCGACACCGCGCAGCGCGACACGGGCGAGCGTCGGCTCGCGTGGGCGCGCGAGCATCACGTGAAGTACGTGCTGGCCGGCGCCGTCGAGGAGTGGCGCTACAAGGTGGGCGTCGACGGCGAGCCGGTCGCCGGCCTGACCTTCGAACTCGTCGACGTCGAGTCGGGCCGGGTCGTCTGGAGCGCCGCGGGTACGCGCAGCGGCTGGAGCCGTTCGAGCCTGTCGAGCGTCGCGAATGCGCTGGTCGGCCGCCTGCTCGCGCCGTTGCGTCCGCGCTCGTGA